The segment CGATCTGCCGGCCGGCAAGGCGCGGCTGAAGACCGGCGGCGGCCATGGCGGCCATAACGGCATCAAATCGATCGACGCCCATTGCGGGCGCGAATACCGCCGGCTGCGGCTCGGCATCGGTCATCCCGGCATCAAGGAACTGGTGCACAATCATGTGCTTGGCGATTTCGCCAAGGCGGACCGGAGCTGGCTGGAACCTCTATTCGATGCGCTCGCCGACAATGCCGACATGCTGGTGCGCGGCGAAGATTCGCAGCTCATGAACAAGATCGCCCTTGCCCTCGGCGGCAAGGCGGAAGACGAGGCGCCAAAGCCGGAAAAGAAGGCCGTGGCCAAGTCGCACATCCATCAGGCTCGCAGTCATAACCAGCCGCGGATGCCGGAAAGCGGCCCGATGGCCGAGATGCTGAAGAGAATGTTCGGCAAAAAGGACGATTGAAATGGCGGACTCGGCAAGCGACAAGACTGCGGATATTGTGATCCGCCCGGCCGCCGCCGGCGACCTGCCTACGCTGCTGGCGCTCTATCGCCATCTCAACCACGACGATCCGGACATGGATCCCCGGCTTGCGGAGGACCGCTTCACAACGATCCTGGCCCATCCGGGCATGACGATCTTCATCGCCTTCCAAGACGATCTCGCGGTTTCATCGGTCACACTGGTCATCGTCCCCAACCTGACGCGTTGCGGCGCTTCCTATGCGCTGATCGAAAACGTCGTCACGCACGCCCATTACCGCCAGCGCGGCCTTGCACGAGCGCTGATCGCAACGGCCGTCGCGACGGCCTGGGAGAAGAATTGCTATAAGGTGATGCTGCTGACCGGCTCAAAGAATCCGGCGACGCTGCGCTTCTACGCCAATTGCGGCTTTTCACAGGACAAGACAGGCTTCCAGATCCGGCGTCCTGCCGTAAACTGATAACTCTGCCCGAGCTTATTCTTCCGGTTCCGTGGTGAACATCAGCGGGAAACCTGCGCTTTTCGCCAGATCGACCGCTTCCTGCGCCTTGGTTTCGGCAATATCCCTGGCGCACACCATGACCACGCAGGTGCCGAGCTTGTGCGCAGTCATCATGACGCGATAGCCCGTCTCCTCGCTCATCCGGAAGACGGCCTTCAGCACCATGATGACGAATTCGCGTGGCGTGTAATCGTCGTTGACGAGAATGATCTTGTAAAGCTTCGGCCGATCGAGCTTTGGCTTCGTTGTGGTCTTCGGTTTTAGGACGACATCATTGTCACTCATCGGGCTCACCGTTGATGACAGGAAAAAAGGATTTGTGGCTGATAGTGA is part of the Rhizobium sp. CB3090 genome and harbors:
- the pth gene encoding aminoacyl-tRNA hydrolase, translated to MLLIAGLGNPGAKYQGNRHNIGFMAVDAIYRHNSFSPWSKKFRAEIAEGELGGQKVLLIKPQTFMNLSGESVGEAMRFYKLEPSDLVVIYDELDLPAGKARLKTGGGHGGHNGIKSIDAHCGREYRRLRLGIGHPGIKELVHNHVLGDFAKADRSWLEPLFDALADNADMLVRGEDSQLMNKIALALGGKAEDEAPKPEKKAVAKSHIHQARSHNQPRMPESGPMAEMLKRMFGKKDD
- a CDS encoding GNAT family N-acetyltransferase, encoding MADSASDKTADIVIRPAAAGDLPTLLALYRHLNHDDPDMDPRLAEDRFTTILAHPGMTIFIAFQDDLAVSSVTLVIVPNLTRCGASYALIENVVTHAHYRQRGLARALIATAVATAWEKNCYKVMLLTGSKNPATLRFYANCGFSQDKTGFQIRRPAVN
- the clpS gene encoding ATP-dependent Clp protease adapter ClpS → MSDNDVVLKPKTTTKPKLDRPKLYKIILVNDDYTPREFVIMVLKAVFRMSEETGYRVMMTAHKLGTCVVMVCARDIAETKAQEAVDLAKSAGFPLMFTTEPEE